A stretch of Edaphobacter lichenicola DNA encodes these proteins:
- the hfq gene encoding RNA chaperone Hfq — protein sequence MESKPAQNIQDTFLNTVRKDKSPITIYLVSGVKLTGKIRSFDKYSVLLENNSQEQLIFKHAISTVVSGRAGTHGDIRSDAKPEVRATVGSAPAGGPVQEATGTQGR from the coding sequence ATGGAATCAAAGCCGGCACAGAACATTCAGGACACTTTTCTCAACACAGTGCGAAAAGATAAGAGTCCGATCACGATTTACCTGGTAAGCGGCGTGAAGCTGACAGGGAAGATTCGGTCGTTCGATAAGTACTCGGTATTGCTGGAGAACAACAGCCAGGAACAGCTGATCTTCAAACATGCGATCTCGACCGTGGTGAGTGGGCGAGCAGGGACGCATGGTGATATACGGAGCGATGCGAAGCCAGAGGTGCGGGCGACGGTAGGTTCAGCCCCTGCCGGTGGGCCAGTACAAGAGGCGACAGGGACACAAGGCCGCTAG
- the atpD gene encoding F0F1 ATP synthase subunit beta, translated as MAENIGKVISISGPAVDIQFEESHMPPIFQAIRIVSEGFVVPTPLDVVVEVQQHLGEGRVRCIAMVATEGMVRGMKAIDTGSGIMVPVGRETLGRVLNVLGEPVDELGPVNAKVHLPIHRQAPAFDEQSTSEEMFETGIKVIDLIQPFLKGGKIGLFGGAGVGKTVIIQELINNVASQHGGFSVFAGVGERTREGNDLWVEFQESGVIDLKDLPKSKATLVYGQMTEPPGARLRVALTGLTVAEHFRDEEGADTLLFIDNIFRFTQAGSEVSTLLGRMPSAVGYQPNLATEMGELQERITSTKKGSITSVQAVYVPADDLTDPAPATTFAHLDATTVLSRPLSELGIYPAVDPLASTSRILSPRVVGQEHYDVAQGVKKILQRYKDLQDIIAILGIDELSEEDKITVARARKVQRFLSQPFHVAEIFTGIPGAYVKVADTVRSFKEIIEGKHDDIPEQAFYLKGGIEDVIAAAEKMKQTA; from the coding sequence ATGGCAGAGAATATTGGCAAAGTAATTTCGATCAGCGGACCGGCCGTTGACATTCAATTCGAAGAGTCGCACATGCCGCCTATCTTTCAGGCGATCCGCATCGTCAGCGAAGGCTTCGTTGTACCCACCCCGCTGGATGTCGTCGTTGAGGTTCAGCAGCATCTTGGCGAAGGCCGCGTGCGCTGCATCGCGATGGTCGCTACTGAAGGTATGGTTCGCGGGATGAAGGCGATCGATACCGGTTCGGGCATCATGGTGCCGGTGGGCCGCGAGACTCTCGGCCGCGTGCTGAATGTGCTCGGTGAGCCTGTGGATGAACTGGGGCCTGTCAACGCTAAGGTCCACCTGCCGATTCACCGGCAGGCACCTGCGTTTGACGAGCAGTCAACCAGCGAAGAGATGTTCGAGACCGGGATCAAGGTCATCGACCTGATTCAGCCGTTCTTGAAGGGCGGCAAGATCGGTCTGTTCGGTGGCGCCGGCGTCGGCAAGACGGTCATCATTCAGGAGCTGATCAACAACGTCGCAAGCCAGCACGGAGGCTTCTCGGTGTTTGCGGGCGTGGGTGAGCGTACTCGTGAAGGCAACGATCTCTGGGTGGAGTTTCAGGAGTCTGGCGTTATCGACTTGAAGGATCTGCCGAAGAGCAAAGCGACGCTGGTTTATGGACAGATGACTGAGCCGCCGGGGGCGCGCCTTCGCGTGGCGCTGACTGGGCTCACGGTTGCCGAGCACTTCCGCGATGAAGAGGGCGCGGATACGCTGCTGTTCATCGATAATATCTTCCGGTTTACCCAGGCGGGTTCTGAGGTTTCGACGCTGCTTGGCCGTATGCCTTCGGCCGTAGGCTATCAGCCCAACCTTGCGACTGAGATGGGTGAGTTGCAGGAGCGGATCACCTCGACGAAGAAGGGTTCGATCACGTCGGTGCAGGCTGTTTACGTACCCGCTGATGACTTGACCGACCCGGCACCGGCGACAACCTTTGCTCACCTGGATGCGACCACGGTGCTTTCGCGTCCACTGTCTGAGCTTGGTATCTACCCGGCCGTCGATCCTTTGGCTTCGACCTCGCGCATCTTGTCTCCGCGCGTTGTTGGCCAGGAGCATTACGATGTGGCGCAGGGTGTAAAGAAGATTCTGCAGCGTTACAAAGATCTGCAGGACATCATCGCGATTCTCGGTATCGACGAGCTCTCGGAAGAGGACAAGATCACCGTGGCGCGTGCGCGTAAGGTGCAGCGGTTCCTGTCGCAGCCGTTCCATGTGGCTGAGATCTTCACGGGTATTCCGGGAGCTTACGTCAAGGTTGCGGATACGGTTCGGAGCTTCAAGGAGATTATTGAAGGCAAGCACGACGATATCCCGGAGCAGGCCTTCTATCTGAAGGGCGGAATCGAAGACGTGATTGCAGCCGCAGAGAAGATGAAGCAGACGGCATAA
- a CDS encoding ATP synthase F0 subunit B, producing the protein MKRLLPVAVLIGLLFVPLRHGKAQDASVPSAGTERQSASETQSSEKNQQEEDENDKYLHSATVRALGAKVGLNAEQAATAFTVANFVVLAALVGWFLAKTLPKTFRNRNTSIQKQLVDARTATEDANARLSSVEDRLCKLDGQIAAMRSQAEKDSALDERRIAASVEEEKQKILAAAEQEITAATALAQRQIQQYAAELAIEQAARKLVVTAETDRLLVQSFAQRLTGDDSKKGQN; encoded by the coding sequence GTGAAGAGACTTTTGCCTGTTGCTGTTTTGATTGGCCTTCTATTTGTTCCGTTACGTCATGGAAAGGCGCAGGATGCGAGTGTTCCCAGCGCGGGCACTGAACGACAGAGCGCCTCCGAGACGCAGTCGTCCGAGAAGAATCAGCAGGAAGAAGATGAGAACGACAAGTATCTTCATTCGGCCACGGTGCGTGCTCTCGGGGCGAAGGTTGGGTTGAACGCTGAACAGGCGGCTACGGCGTTTACGGTTGCCAACTTTGTGGTTCTGGCAGCGCTCGTGGGATGGTTTCTGGCGAAGACGTTGCCGAAGACCTTTCGTAATCGGAACACATCGATTCAGAAGCAGCTGGTGGATGCGCGTACTGCGACCGAAGATGCCAATGCCAGGTTGAGCAGTGTAGAGGATCGCCTGTGCAAGCTGGACGGTCAGATCGCTGCCATGCGCTCTCAGGCAGAGAAAGACTCCGCGCTGGATGAGCGGCGCATTGCGGCTAGCGTGGAAGAAGAAAAGCAAAAGATTTTGGCGGCGGCGGAGCAGGAAATTACTGCCGCGACTGCTCTTGCGCAGCGACAGATACAGCAGTACGCGGCAGAGCTTGCTATCGAACAGGCAGCACGCAAGCTGGTGGTGACGGCGGAGACGGATCGTCTGTTGGTGCAGAGTTTTGCGCAGCGGTTGACAGGCGACGATTCGAAGAAAGGACAAAACTGA
- the hflX gene encoding GTPase HflX produces MRHGRGGLPQAERAVLVAVEFTGERRKLTAAARLAKTAAAVSAGTALEDVDLSAAPKAVADLDFDASLAEFEELARSAGAEVAATLIQRRPRPDPATLVGQGKLEEIEGVIASTGADLVLFDHDLSPSQLRNLEAKLPCRIIDRTQLILDIFARHARTREGQLQVELAQLEYQLPRLAGRGKSMSQLGGGIGTRGPGETQLETDRRKINLRIDHVKEQLESVRRIRRQQRQRREAVPVPVVALVGYTNAGKSTLFNALTEAGVLESSRMFATLDPKLRQLTLPSRRKILLSDTVGFIRNLPHTLVTSFRATLEEVERAELLLHVRDASSPMVDEQKTQVEKVLAELDVSKKPVIEVLNKIDLVGNDEGMPMGAPGSIAVSGLKKLGLDHLLAAIDGALVVDPLIEMQFRLPQSEGAVLAALEAGAVVAGKRFEGNLAYVTARGPASLLNRFRRFRERVVE; encoded by the coding sequence ATGCGCCATGGGCGTGGTGGTCTGCCCCAGGCGGAGCGCGCGGTGCTGGTTGCCGTGGAGTTTACCGGAGAGCGGCGCAAGCTGACTGCTGCGGCGAGACTGGCAAAGACTGCAGCTGCTGTTTCGGCTGGTACTGCGCTGGAGGACGTCGATCTTTCCGCAGCGCCTAAGGCGGTGGCTGACCTTGATTTCGATGCTTCGCTGGCGGAGTTTGAAGAGCTGGCGAGAAGCGCGGGGGCTGAGGTGGCTGCGACGCTGATTCAACGGCGGCCGAGGCCGGATCCGGCGACGCTGGTGGGGCAGGGCAAGCTGGAGGAGATCGAGGGCGTGATTGCCTCGACCGGGGCCGACCTGGTGCTGTTCGATCATGATCTATCGCCGTCGCAGTTGAGAAATCTGGAGGCGAAGCTGCCTTGCCGGATTATCGACCGAACTCAGTTGATTCTGGATATCTTCGCAAGGCATGCGCGGACGCGGGAGGGTCAGCTGCAGGTGGAGCTGGCCCAACTGGAGTATCAGCTGCCCCGGCTGGCTGGACGCGGGAAGTCGATGTCGCAGCTGGGCGGCGGTATCGGGACGCGTGGACCGGGTGAGACGCAGCTGGAGACGGATCGACGGAAGATCAATCTGCGCATTGACCATGTGAAGGAACAGTTGGAGTCGGTGCGGCGGATTCGCCGGCAGCAGAGGCAGCGGAGAGAGGCGGTGCCGGTGCCGGTGGTTGCGCTGGTGGGCTATACGAATGCAGGAAAGAGCACGTTGTTCAATGCGCTGACCGAGGCGGGAGTGCTGGAGTCCTCGCGGATGTTTGCTACGCTCGATCCCAAGCTGCGGCAGTTGACGTTGCCTTCGCGGAGGAAAATTCTGCTGTCGGATACGGTGGGATTTATTCGCAATCTGCCCCATACGCTGGTTACCAGCTTTCGGGCGACGCTGGAGGAGGTAGAGCGCGCGGAGTTGCTGCTTCATGTACGCGACGCTTCGAGCCCCATGGTGGACGAGCAGAAGACTCAGGTGGAGAAGGTATTGGCTGAGCTGGACGTCTCGAAGAAGCCTGTGATTGAGGTGCTGAACAAGATCGATCTGGTTGGGAATGACGAAGGGATGCCCATGGGAGCGCCGGGAAGTATCGCTGTCTCCGGCCTGAAAAAGCTGGGGCTGGATCACTTACTGGCCGCGATCGATGGTGCATTGGTGGTTGATCCGCTGATTGAGATGCAGTTTCGTCTGCCGCAGTCAGAGGGGGCAGTACTGGCCGCACTGGAGGCCGGGGCGGTTGTGGCGGGAAAGCGCTTCGAGGGGAATCTTGCGTACGTTACGGCGCGAGGGCCTGCCTCTCTGCTGAACAGGTTCAGGAGATTTCGGGAGCGGGTGGTTGAATAA
- a CDS encoding F0F1 ATP synthase subunit gamma → MANVLDLRRRIRSVKNTRQITKAMKMVSAAKLRRAQERAMQARPYAQMLINVLESLVRRTDIYNEQTGEILHPLLIEREEKNVLVVVIAGDKGFAGGFNSNVGKAAQKFIDTRVARGQNIDLEPIGKKAIGFYKRKFPAADYEKTEEHYDNDLAIHYDTIRHRAAQIEVAAEHPDLLVKTEFEAVSKLAHSIIERYERSEIDSVYLVYNEFKSVLQQRIVVEKLLPIVELGAHNVESSQEPTQEERDAAVRAAQSEGISVHVPEASEMEEEAKKFGTADVDYIFDQSPERLFRHLMPRYVTTVIFHALLESTAAEHAARMTATDAATKNAGDLIDSLSLTMNRVRQAAITKEIIEIVSGAAAL, encoded by the coding sequence ATGGCAAACGTACTCGATTTACGGCGTCGCATCCGCAGTGTGAAGAACACGCGGCAGATCACGAAGGCCATGAAGATGGTCTCGGCGGCTAAGCTGCGCCGGGCGCAGGAGCGTGCCATGCAGGCACGACCCTATGCGCAGATGCTTATCAATGTGCTGGAGTCCCTGGTGCGTCGCACCGATATCTATAACGAGCAGACTGGCGAGATTCTTCATCCATTGCTGATCGAGCGCGAAGAGAAGAACGTGCTCGTCGTTGTGATCGCCGGCGACAAGGGTTTTGCGGGCGGCTTCAACTCCAATGTTGGGAAAGCAGCGCAGAAGTTCATCGATACTCGCGTCGCGAGAGGACAGAACATCGATCTTGAGCCCATTGGCAAGAAGGCGATTGGCTTCTATAAGAGGAAGTTTCCCGCTGCGGACTACGAGAAGACCGAAGAGCACTACGATAACGATCTCGCGATACACTACGACACGATCCGTCACCGCGCAGCACAGATCGAAGTTGCGGCCGAGCATCCGGACCTTCTGGTTAAAACCGAGTTTGAGGCTGTCTCCAAGCTGGCGCACTCCATCATCGAACGTTACGAACGGTCAGAGATCGACTCGGTTTATCTCGTCTATAACGAGTTCAAGTCGGTGCTGCAGCAGAGAATTGTCGTAGAAAAGCTGCTGCCGATTGTCGAGCTTGGAGCTCACAACGTTGAGTCTTCTCAGGAACCGACCCAGGAAGAGCGCGATGCGGCTGTTCGGGCAGCGCAGTCGGAAGGCATCAGCGTTCATGTTCCGGAAGCCAGCGAGATGGAAGAGGAGGCCAAGAAGTTTGGCACCGCTGATGTCGACTACATCTTCGATCAGTCACCGGAGAGACTCTTTCGGCACCTGATGCCGCGGTATGTGACGACGGTGATCTTTCATGCTTTGCTGGAGTCCACTGCTGCAGAACACGCAGCGCGCATGACGGCTACCGATGCTGCGACCAAGAACGCAGGCGACCTGATCGACAGCCTGAGCCTCACCATGAACCGCGTACGTCAGGCGGCAATTACGAAGGAAATTATTGAGATTGTGAGTGGCGCGGCTGCTCTATAA
- the atpC gene encoding ATP synthase F1 subunit epsilon: MAETTSNSGLLAVRLVTPDRVLLDATAEAVELPSMSGYLEALYGAAPLLAELGAGEVRLHGGSSGDQKFFVAWGFVEVLPERVTILAETALHPNEIDTAEAQKELQEGQKLWSEAGDDGEKYDEANAITRKAEEKIASAQGKSS, encoded by the coding sequence ATGGCAGAGACGACGAGCAATTCGGGGTTGTTAGCGGTTCGGCTGGTTACGCCGGACCGTGTTCTGCTGGATGCGACGGCGGAGGCGGTGGAACTGCCGTCGATGTCCGGTTATCTGGAAGCGCTGTATGGTGCGGCGCCCCTGCTTGCAGAGCTTGGTGCGGGCGAGGTGCGGTTACATGGTGGTAGCTCAGGCGATCAGAAGTTTTTCGTGGCGTGGGGCTTTGTGGAGGTGCTGCCGGAGCGAGTGACAATCCTGGCAGAGACCGCGCTGCATCCCAATGAGATTGACACCGCAGAGGCCCAGAAGGAGCTTCAAGAGGGGCAGAAGCTCTGGAGTGAGGCAGGCGACGATGGCGAAAAGTATGACGAAGCCAACGCGATTACGCGGAAGGCGGAGGAGAAGATTGCTTCGGCACAGGGTAAGAGCAGCTAG
- a CDS encoding F0F1 ATP synthase subunit B family protein produces the protein MDQILNQLGGLVLGSVPTMVLFILLVAAYGLLVRRPLDRVLAERRARTSGAIEQARRAIAAAEAETAAYEEKLRHARVEIFQMRDKKLKQWNAEREAALAQVRQQTHDRVHGAKQEIEQSAHEARLQIAGMSEELSSRILNAVLPAGVHAAEVAQ, from the coding sequence ATGGATCAGATACTGAATCAACTCGGTGGACTTGTGCTCGGCTCTGTGCCGACGATGGTCTTGTTTATCTTGCTGGTGGCGGCTTATGGACTGCTTGTTCGACGTCCGCTGGATCGCGTGCTGGCTGAGCGGCGCGCCCGTACCTCAGGTGCTATCGAGCAGGCTCGGAGGGCGATTGCCGCAGCTGAAGCGGAGACCGCAGCCTACGAAGAGAAGCTGCGCCACGCCAGGGTTGAGATCTTTCAGATGCGCGATAAGAAGCTGAAGCAGTGGAATGCGGAGCGGGAGGCGGCGCTTGCGCAGGTTCGTCAGCAGACCCACGACCGAGTTCATGGAGCCAAGCAAGAGATTGAGCAGAGCGCTCATGAGGCGCGGCTTCAGATTGCAGGAATGAGCGAAGAGTTGAGCTCGCGGATTCTCAATGCGGTGCTTCCGGCTGGGGTTCATGCGGCGGAGGTTGCGCAGTGA
- the atpA gene encoding F0F1 ATP synthase subunit alpha: protein MAQIKADEITELLRQQIENFEQRIQVDEVGTVISLGDGIARVHGLDKVMAGELIEFPHGVAGLAMNLDEDQVGAVLLGDYTEISEGDQVKRTGKIMSVPVGEALIGRVVNALGQPIDDKGPINTDKYLPVERLAPGVIDRQSVREPMATGIKAIDTMIPIGRGQRELLIGDRQTGKTAIALDTIINSAKNNLICIYCAVGQKRSSVAQVVQTLEEHGAMAYTIVVAATASEPAPMQYLAPFAATAMGEYFRDSGKHALIIYDDLSKHAASYREISLLLRRPPGREAYPGDVFYLHSRLLERSSKLSDKLGGGSLTALPIIETQAGDVSAYIPTNVISITDGQIFLETDLFNSGVRPAVNVGLSVSRVGFSAAIKATKQVGATLKLDLAQYRELAAFSQFGSDLDKVTQQQLNRGQRLTELLKQPQFQPLSAEKQVAILFAGVNGLLDDVEVSDLRAFEDGFYPYLESAQPAILTDIATKKALDDDLKARLTAAIKEYKGNFLADRKDKKETAAAK from the coding sequence ATGGCACAGATCAAGGCGGATGAGATAACAGAACTGCTTCGCCAGCAGATTGAGAACTTTGAGCAGCGCATCCAGGTGGATGAGGTTGGAACGGTCATCTCGCTGGGCGACGGTATTGCGCGTGTCCACGGGCTGGATAAAGTGATGGCCGGTGAGTTGATCGAGTTTCCTCACGGCGTTGCGGGTCTTGCCATGAACCTGGATGAAGATCAGGTCGGTGCGGTGCTGCTGGGCGACTACACGGAGATCAGCGAAGGCGATCAGGTAAAGCGTACTGGCAAGATCATGTCCGTGCCGGTCGGTGAGGCTCTGATTGGCCGCGTTGTGAATGCGCTGGGGCAGCCTATCGACGATAAGGGACCGATTAATACCGACAAGTATCTGCCAGTGGAACGGCTTGCTCCTGGCGTTATCGATCGTCAGTCGGTGCGTGAGCCGATGGCGACTGGTATCAAGGCGATCGACACGATGATTCCAATTGGTCGCGGCCAGCGCGAACTTTTGATCGGCGACCGCCAGACCGGAAAGACTGCGATCGCCCTCGACACGATCATCAATTCGGCCAAGAATAACCTGATCTGCATCTATTGCGCGGTCGGGCAGAAGCGTTCATCGGTGGCGCAGGTAGTGCAGACGCTGGAAGAGCACGGCGCGATGGCCTACACGATTGTCGTCGCCGCGACTGCGTCTGAGCCGGCGCCGATGCAGTACCTTGCTCCCTTCGCAGCGACCGCCATGGGCGAGTACTTCCGCGATTCCGGCAAGCATGCGCTGATAATCTACGACGATCTTTCCAAGCACGCCGCCAGCTACCGCGAGATCTCGTTGCTGCTCCGCCGTCCCCCTGGCCGCGAAGCCTACCCCGGCGACGTCTTCTATCTCCACTCGCGTCTGCTCGAGCGCAGTTCCAAGCTCTCCGACAAGCTCGGCGGCGGCTCGCTCACCGCCCTTCCGATCATCGAGACGCAGGCCGGCGACGTCTCCGCCTACATTCCGACGAACGTGATCTCGATCACCGATGGGCAGATCTTCCTTGAGACCGACCTCTTCAACTCCGGCGTTCGTCCTGCCGTCAACGTTGGACTGTCTGTGTCGCGCGTGGGTTTCTCGGCGGCGATCAAGGCGACCAAGCAGGTGGGTGCGACGCTGAAGCTTGATCTGGCGCAGTATCGCGAGCTGGCTGCGTTCTCGCAGTTTGGTTCGGACCTTGATAAGGTGACCCAGCAACAACTCAACCGCGGACAGCGCCTGACAGAGCTGCTGAAGCAGCCGCAGTTCCAGCCGCTCAGCGCGGAGAAGCAAGTTGCGATCCTCTTCGCTGGTGTAAACGGCCTTCTGGATGACGTAGAGGTTAGCGATCTGCGGGCGTTTGAGGACGGCTTCTATCCTTATCTTGAGTCGGCACAGCCCGCGATTCTGACAGACATCGCCACCAAGAAGGCTCTGGACGATGATCTGAAGGCTCGTTTGACGGCGGCGATCAAAGAGTACAAGGGGAACTTTTTGGCGGATCGCAAGGACAAGAAAGAGACGGCTGCGGCTAAGTAA
- a CDS encoding DegT/DnrJ/EryC1/StrS family aminotransferase, producing the protein MADVIIRKPQPVPMLDFSRQFATLRQEILDSIEAVCTSQRFILGPQVTSFEHAAATACAAPHAIGCASGTDAIWLALAAGNVGPGDAVITTPFSFFATVSAILRCGATPLLADIDPTTFNLSAPAVEKLLDSPAGRNVKAVLPVHLYGQCADWDEFTALKQKHNLLLIEDAAQAFGATWNGVPAGALGDAAAFSFYPTKNLSAMGDAGLVTTTSAAIDDHARILRSHGMRRRYYHEEIGWNSRLDSIQAAVLEVKLRYLPKWNQQRRDHARRYDQLFHEANLAADNIDKDIVLPITDPRAGHVFHQYVIRAPRRDELRQYLTECKIGSEIYYPVPLHLQTSLSHLGYKQCDFPISEAAAQEVLALPMYPELREDEQQTVVDTIASFYQ; encoded by the coding sequence ATGGCAGATGTGATCATCCGCAAGCCGCAACCCGTTCCAATGCTTGACTTCTCCCGCCAGTTCGCCACCCTTCGGCAGGAGATCCTCGACTCCATCGAAGCCGTCTGCACCTCGCAGCGCTTCATCCTCGGCCCCCAGGTCACCAGCTTCGAGCACGCCGCCGCCACTGCCTGCGCGGCCCCTCACGCCATCGGCTGCGCCAGCGGCACCGACGCCATCTGGCTTGCTCTCGCAGCCGGAAACGTCGGCCCCGGCGACGCCGTCATCACCACCCCATTCAGCTTCTTCGCCACCGTCAGTGCCATCCTCCGCTGCGGTGCCACGCCTCTGCTAGCCGACATCGACCCCACCACCTTCAACCTCTCAGCCCCGGCCGTCGAGAAACTCCTAGACTCCCCCGCAGGCCGCAACGTCAAAGCCGTCCTTCCCGTTCACCTCTACGGCCAATGTGCAGACTGGGACGAATTCACAGCGCTGAAACAAAAGCACAACCTCCTGCTCATTGAAGACGCCGCCCAGGCCTTCGGAGCCACGTGGAACGGCGTACCGGCCGGAGCATTAGGTGACGCAGCCGCCTTCAGCTTCTACCCCACAAAAAATCTAAGCGCCATGGGAGACGCCGGCCTCGTCACCACCACCTCAGCCGCAATCGACGACCACGCGCGCATCCTCCGCTCCCACGGCATGCGCCGCCGCTACTATCACGAGGAGATCGGCTGGAACTCCCGCCTCGACTCCATCCAGGCCGCCGTCCTCGAGGTCAAACTCCGTTACCTGCCTAAATGGAACCAGCAGCGCCGCGACCACGCTCGCCGCTACGACCAGCTCTTCCACGAAGCGAACCTCGCCGCAGACAACATAGACAAAGACATCGTCCTACCCATCACCGACCCGCGCGCCGGCCACGTCTTCCACCAGTACGTCATCCGCGCACCCCGCCGCGACGAACTCCGCCAATACCTCACCGAGTGCAAGATCGGCAGCGAGATCTACTACCCAGTCCCGCTGCACCTGCAGACCAGCCTCTCTCATCTCGGCTACAAGCAGTGCGACTTCCCAATCAGCGAAGCCGCTGCCCAAGAGGTCCTCGCCCTCCCCATGTATCCCGAGCTACGCGAAGACGAGCAGCAAACCGTAGTCGACACAATAGCCAGCTTCTATCAGTAA
- the atpH gene encoding ATP synthase F1 subunit delta, which produces MSVLSLRYAHAFAAVAASAHLDAVAAQQQLGDFSGTFAGSHDLREVLMNPSIANEQKLKVLDAIAGRIGMFPQVRNFIAVIMDHQRLDELNEILEEYHVLADEQSNMAEAEITSARPLNDQDRAELEAQVAKLAGGRVRATYLQDATLLGGAVVRLGSTVYDGSIRGQLQQLKQKLVNA; this is translated from the coding sequence ATGTCTGTCCTTTCGTTGCGGTATGCACATGCATTTGCCGCAGTGGCTGCATCGGCGCATCTTGATGCCGTTGCGGCACAACAACAGCTCGGTGATTTCAGCGGAACGTTCGCGGGTAGTCATGACCTGCGGGAAGTTTTGATGAATCCGTCGATTGCGAACGAACAGAAGCTGAAGGTGCTCGATGCGATTGCGGGACGCATCGGGATGTTCCCGCAGGTTCGAAATTTTATTGCAGTGATTATGGATCATCAGCGTCTCGATGAATTGAACGAGATTCTCGAGGAGTACCACGTCCTTGCCGATGAGCAATCGAACATGGCTGAGGCGGAGATTACGAGCGCCCGGCCGTTGAACGATCAGGATCGTGCCGAGCTCGAGGCTCAAGTTGCGAAGCTTGCGGGGGGCCGCGTTCGAGCCACCTATCTCCAGGATGCAACCTTGTTGGGTGGAGCTGTGGTGCGGCTTGGTTCCACGGTGTATGACGGGTCGATCCGGGGACAGTTGCAGCAGTTGAAGCAGAAGCTTGTGAACGCGTAG